A window of the Lactuca sativa cultivar Salinas chromosome 7, Lsat_Salinas_v11, whole genome shotgun sequence genome harbors these coding sequences:
- the LOC111880702 gene encoding uncharacterized protein LOC111880702 yields the protein MTTSKSNSSWSGTSRRKNREIIRCSCGDICPIYVSRTPENPGRKFRGCPNYQDEDGGCGHFKWVDEEEDEFRTFKKQLNLQHKDIESVMLLKLIVGLLVSILVCLVVVVIKI from the exons ATGACAACGTCGAAATCAAATTCAAGCTGGAGTGGCACATCAAGAAGGAAAAATCGGGAGATAATACGATGTAGCTGTGGTGATATTTGCCCTATTTATGTTTCACGCACTCCAGAAAACCCAGGACGAAAGTTTCGTGGCTGCCCTAATTACCAG GATGAAGATGGTGGTTGTGGTCATTTCAAATgggttgatgaagaagaagacgaaTTTAGGACTTTTAAGAAGCAATTGAACCTTCAACATAAAGATATCGAATCTGTGATGTTGCTCAAACTGATTGTAGGGCTGCTAGTGAGTATTTTGGTATGTCTTGTTGTAGTGGTTattaagatttaa
- the LOC111880698 gene encoding uncharacterized protein LOC111880698, whose protein sequence is MSCVESDFMRHMETIKKLSPSAYEYLMSRQPKTWCRAYFDRGYACEAVENGISKCFNSIIVDARKKPLITMLEEIRIYIMDRFSHMIEENVKWKSNVCPAILRKMQLFGKNMRLWVVVHSQGHVFEARRGCDSYMVDLDSRTCSCRLWDLSGIPCVHANAVINYINQTPDVYIDGYFSKENFKKSYSSNIKPVNGSNLWSQTGFIKPLPPLARRMPGRPTTKRKRHASEQEGRFSSTRVFVPRTVRCGKCLEYGHNQKSCKNEKKPVVPLLPKKRGRPRKHPLLTKYDESLRASQSSQPPMQKNKSKKEASSSKVLKASRSKKEATEFDESLRASKSSQPLKKKNKSKKEASSSKVLKASRSKNEATSPHKEDVSATQKEVVDGIQIGEGDGIQNEDHGDSIEPGDHGDDIQIGEGGGIETGGHGDDIQTGDVNDVIVEDCHIVEEVEVVDVGKEDVLLPRVGLDLHKVLDEVEQGLDEILGEGSFQQQSETYDATQSDYEGNVEFNDGKADGVLVDKVKLDAEQIASMLEAGYSMGEIEGMEGVELELDDMLPVELDMEDVLDHPSDNDDEAVIDDVDGIVDGGGE, encoded by the exons ATGAGTTGTGTAGAAAGTGACTTTATGAGGCACATGGAAACCATCAAGAAGTTGAGCCCATCTGCATATGAGTACTTGATGTCAAGACAACCAAAAACATGGTGTAGAGCTTACTTTGATAGGGGTTATGCGTGTGAAGCAGTTGAGAATGGAATCTCTAAGTGTTTCAACTCAATCATTGTTGATGCTAGGAAAAAGCCCCTTATCACAATGCTTGAGGAGATCAGGATATATATAATGGACAGGTTTTCCCACATGATAGAGGAAAAtgttaaatggaaatcaaatgtTTGTCCTGCTATACTTAGGAAAATGCAGTTGTTTGGGAAAAATATGAG GTTATGGGTTGTAGTTCATAGTCAAGGACATGTTTTTGAAGCTAGAAGAGGATGTGACAGCTATATGGTGGACTTGGACAGCAGGACTTGCAGTTGCAGATTATGGGATTTGTCTGGGATCCCATGTGTACATGCAAATGCAGTCATCAACTACATCAATCAAACACCAGATGTATATATTGATGGGTACTTTTCAaaggaaaattttaaaaagtcTTACTCCTCTAATATAAAACCAGTGAATGGGAGTAATCTTTGGAGCCAAACTGGATTCATAAAGCCATTGCCTCCTTTGGCTAGGAGAATGCCAGGTAGGCCTACTACCAAAAGGAAGAGGCATGCTAGTGAGCAAGAGGGGAGGTTTTCATCAACAAGGGTATTTGTACCAAGAACAGTAAGATGTGGGAAATGCTTAGAGTATGGCCATAATCAAAAAAGTTGTAAGAATGAGAAAAAACCAGTAGTACCCTTGCTACCAAAGAAAAGAGGCAGACCAAGGAAACATCCATTGTTAACTAAATATGATGAGTCATTAAGAGCTTCTCAATCCAGTCAGCCTCCAATGCAGAAAAACAAGTCAAAGAAAGAAGCATCAAGTTCCAAGGTTTTAAAAGCCTCAAGGTCCAAAAAAGAAGCAACTGAATTTGATGAATCATTAAGAGCTTCTAAATCCAGTCAGCCTCTAAAGAAGAAAAACAAGTCAAAGAAAGAAGCATCAAGTTCCAAGGTTTTAAAAGCATCAAGGTCCAAAAATGAGGCTACTTCACCTCATAAAGAAGATGTTTCTGCAACTCAAAAAGAAGTTGTTGATGGTATTCAGATTGGGGAAGGTGATGGAATTCAGAATGAGGATCATGGTGATAGTATTGAGCCTGGGGATCATGGTGATGATATTCAGATTGGGGAAGGTGGTGGTATTGAGACTGGGGGTCATGGTGATGATATTCAGACTGGGGATGTTAATGATGTTATTGTTGAAGATTGTCATATTGTTGAAGAAGTAGAAGTGGTTGATGTTGGAAAAGAAGATGTTTTGCTTCCAAGGGTTGGTTTAGATCTACACAAAGTGCTTGATGAGGTTGAGCAGGGGCTGGACGAAATATTAGGGGAGGGTAGTTTTCAACAACAATCAGAAACCTATGATGCTACTCAATCAGATTATGAGGGTAATGTTGAGTTTAATGATGGAAAAGCTGATGGTGTCCTTGTAGATAAGGTAAAACTGGATGCTGAACAGATTGCATCGATGTTGGAAGCAGGATATAGCATGGGAGAAATTGAAGGTATGGAAGGGGTAGAACTGGAACTGGATGACATGCTACCTGTTGAGCTG GATATGGAAGATGTATTGGATCATCCTTCTGATAATGATGATGAGGCTGTTATTGATGATGTTGATGGTATtgttgatggtggtggtgaataA